A single Candidatus Polarisedimenticolaceae bacterium DNA region contains:
- a CDS encoding biotin/lipoyl-containing protein, with amino-acid sequence MKFALKLGEKVHDAIVTRVDGRYAVVLDGTEHLVDARKLEADFYSFLYEGKSYEVAVESSGARYVVRHGASEQVVELADDARSGRDEIHRRAGPTDVASIMPGKVVRVLVGEGDEVRKGQGLVVVEAMKMENEIEAPRAGRVRAVPVTPGITVESGATLVVLD; translated from the coding sequence ATGAAGTTCGCGCTCAAGCTCGGCGAGAAGGTGCACGACGCGATCGTGACGCGCGTCGACGGGCGCTACGCCGTCGTCCTCGACGGGACCGAGCACCTCGTCGACGCCCGAAAGCTCGAGGCCGATTTCTACTCCTTCCTCTACGAGGGCAAGTCGTACGAGGTCGCGGTCGAGTCATCGGGAGCCCGCTATGTCGTCCGCCACGGCGCGAGCGAGCAGGTCGTCGAGCTCGCCGACGACGCGCGGTCGGGGAGGGACGAGATCCACCGTCGCGCCGGTCCGACCGACGTGGCCTCGATCATGCCGGGGAAGGTCGTCCGCGTCCTCGTCGGCGAAGGGGACGAGGTGCGCAAGGGTCAGGGACTCGTCGTCGTCGAGGCGATGAAGATGGAGAACGAGATCGAAGCGCCGCGCGCCGGACGCGTGCGCGCCGTCCCTGTGACGCCGGGCATCACGGTCGAGTCGGGCGCGACGCTCGTCGTCCTCGACTGA
- the accC gene encoding acetyl-CoA carboxylase biotin carboxylase subunit, which yields MGRRFTKLLVANRGEIAVRIIRACHEIGIRTVAVYSEADRDAQHVRFAHEAYPIGPPPSTESYLRIDRILDAAKQSGAEAIHPGYGFLSENPAFARACRDAGVVFVGPPPEAMEAMGDKVRARNLMMTAGVPVVPGTPPLESAEHAVAEARRIGFPVLLKASAGGGGRGMRIVRSEAELPSLLAQAKGEAGSAFGDATVFLEKYVERPRHIEVQVLADAHGSCVHLGERECSIQRRHQKLIEEAPSPVLDAATRARIGEIAVKAARACGYVSAGTIEMLRGADGSFYFMEMNTRLQVEHPVTEMIYGVDLVKAMIGIAAGGKLPFRQDGLVPRGHAIECRIIAEDPERNFMPAPGTIRALRAPTGPGVRYDGGVYGGFTVPVFYDPMLAKLIAWGHDRAEAAARMARALNELRIDGIKTSINFHRRVMTHPAFLAGDLHTGFLEEHPELVAPAADPWLEEIALLAAAVAHFRRLERQSQTGPGGRPSRWKQAARTGALR from the coding sequence ATGGGCCGCCGCTTCACGAAGCTCCTGGTCGCGAATCGCGGCGAGATCGCGGTCCGCATCATCCGCGCGTGCCACGAGATCGGCATCCGCACGGTCGCGGTCTACTCCGAGGCCGACCGCGACGCGCAGCACGTCCGCTTCGCGCACGAGGCCTACCCGATCGGCCCTCCGCCCTCGACCGAGTCGTACCTCCGGATCGATAGGATCCTGGACGCGGCGAAGCAGAGCGGCGCCGAAGCGATCCATCCGGGATACGGGTTCCTCTCCGAGAACCCCGCGTTCGCGCGGGCCTGCCGCGACGCCGGTGTCGTCTTCGTCGGCCCTCCGCCCGAGGCGATGGAGGCGATGGGCGACAAGGTGCGCGCGCGCAATCTCATGATGACGGCGGGCGTGCCGGTCGTGCCGGGGACGCCGCCGCTCGAGAGCGCGGAGCACGCGGTCGCCGAGGCGCGGCGCATCGGCTTCCCGGTCCTCCTGAAAGCGTCGGCGGGGGGCGGCGGCCGGGGGATGCGCATCGTCCGGTCGGAGGCGGAGCTGCCTTCGCTCCTCGCGCAGGCGAAGGGCGAGGCGGGCTCGGCGTTCGGCGACGCCACCGTCTTCCTCGAGAAGTACGTCGAGCGCCCGCGCCACATCGAGGTCCAGGTCCTCGCGGACGCGCACGGGAGCTGCGTCCACCTCGGCGAGCGCGAATGCTCGATCCAGCGCCGGCACCAGAAGCTCATCGAGGAGGCGCCGTCGCCGGTCCTCGACGCGGCGACGCGCGCTCGCATCGGCGAGATCGCGGTCAAGGCGGCGCGGGCTTGCGGCTACGTGAGCGCGGGGACGATCGAGATGCTCCGCGGCGCCGACGGCAGCTTCTACTTCATGGAGATGAACACGCGTCTCCAGGTCGAGCACCCGGTCACCGAGATGATCTACGGGGTCGACCTCGTGAAGGCGATGATCGGCATCGCGGCCGGAGGCAAGCTTCCCTTCAGGCAGGACGGCCTGGTCCCGCGGGGGCACGCCATCGAATGCCGCATCATCGCGGAGGATCCCGAACGGAACTTCATGCCGGCCCCGGGAACGATCCGTGCGCTGCGCGCTCCGACCGGCCCCGGGGTTCGCTACGACGGCGGCGTGTACGGGGGTTTCACCGTCCCGGTCTTCTACGACCCGATGCTCGCCAAGCTCATCGCGTGGGGCCACGATCGCGCCGAGGCGGCGGCGCGGATGGCGCGCGCCTTGAACGAGCTGCGGATCGACGGGATCAAGACCTCGATCAACTTCCACCGGCGCGTCATGACACATCCGGCGTTTCTCGCGGGCGACCTGCACACCGGCTTCCTCGAGGAGCATCCGGAGCTCGTGGCCCCGGCTGCCGACCCGTGGCTCGAGGAGATCGCGCTCCTCGCGGCGGCGGTCGCGCACTTCCGGCGCCTCGAACGTCAATCGCAGACGGGGCCGGGCGGACGTCCGTCGCGGTGGAAGCAGGCGGCGCGCACCGGGGCGCTCCGATGA
- a CDS encoding acyl-CoA carboxylase subunit beta, translating into MPDTPLDSMRERYAAARKGGGDERVAKQHAAGKLTARERIETMLDPGSFEELDALVVHRSHDFGMETQRFPGDGVVTGHGRIDGRTVFVFAQDFTVFGGSLSETFAAKICKVMDLAMKAGCPVIGLNDSGGARIQEGVVSLAGYADIFLRNTLASGVVPQISVIMGPCAGGAVYSPAITDFTIMVRDTSYMFITGPDVIRTVTHEEVTKEKLGGAMTHNATSGVAHFAAADDRDALMLVRAMLAYMPSNNMDDAPERPTDDPDDRADVALNSIVPEASNQPYDIKKVLDAVVDRGSFLEVHEHFAKNIVVGFARLGGRPVGVVANQPAVLAGCLDINASVKGARFVRFCDCFNIPLVVFEDVPGFLPGTEQEFGGIILHGAKLLYAFAEATVPKLTVITRKAYGGAYCVMASKHIRADFNFAWPSAEIAVMGSDGAVNIIHRGEIGAAGDGAALRAAKVAEYKDKFANPWIAAERGYVDEVIEPATTRRKLISCLRLLENKRDTNPPRKHGNIPL; encoded by the coding sequence ATGCCGGACACGCCCCTCGACTCGATGCGCGAGCGCTACGCCGCCGCCCGCAAGGGCGGCGGAGACGAGCGCGTCGCCAAGCAGCACGCCGCAGGGAAGCTCACCGCGCGCGAGCGGATCGAGACCATGCTCGACCCCGGGTCGTTCGAGGAGCTCGATGCGCTCGTCGTCCACCGGAGCCACGACTTCGGCATGGAGACGCAGCGCTTCCCCGGCGACGGGGTCGTCACCGGCCACGGCCGGATCGACGGGCGCACCGTGTTCGTCTTCGCGCAGGACTTCACCGTCTTCGGCGGCTCGCTCTCCGAGACGTTCGCGGCGAAGATCTGCAAGGTCATGGATCTCGCCATGAAGGCCGGATGCCCGGTCATCGGCCTGAACGACTCCGGCGGCGCGCGCATCCAGGAGGGCGTCGTCTCGCTCGCGGGGTACGCCGACATCTTCCTGCGCAACACGCTCGCGTCGGGGGTCGTCCCGCAGATCTCGGTCATCATGGGCCCCTGCGCCGGCGGCGCGGTCTACTCGCCGGCGATCACCGACTTCACGATCATGGTCCGCGACACCTCGTACATGTTCATCACCGGTCCCGACGTCATCCGCACCGTCACGCACGAGGAGGTCACGAAGGAGAAGCTCGGCGGCGCCATGACCCACAACGCGACCTCCGGGGTCGCCCACTTCGCGGCCGCCGACGATCGCGACGCCCTGATGCTCGTGCGGGCGATGCTCGCCTACATGCCTTCGAACAACATGGACGACGCGCCGGAGAGGCCGACCGACGATCCCGACGACCGGGCCGACGTCGCCCTGAACTCGATCGTGCCGGAGGCTTCGAACCAGCCCTACGACATCAAGAAGGTGCTCGACGCCGTCGTCGACCGCGGAAGCTTCCTCGAGGTTCACGAGCACTTCGCGAAGAACATCGTCGTCGGCTTCGCGCGTCTTGGCGGGCGGCCGGTCGGCGTCGTCGCGAACCAGCCGGCGGTCTTGGCGGGATGCCTCGACATCAACGCCTCGGTCAAGGGCGCGCGCTTCGTCCGTTTCTGCGACTGCTTCAACATCCCGCTCGTCGTCTTCGAGGACGTGCCGGGCTTCCTCCCGGGCACCGAGCAGGAGTTCGGCGGGATCATCCTCCACGGCGCGAAGCTGCTCTACGCGTTCGCCGAGGCGACGGTCCCGAAGCTCACCGTCATCACCCGCAAGGCTTACGGCGGCGCGTACTGCGTCATGGCGTCGAAGCACATCCGCGCCGACTTCAACTTCGCCTGGCCCTCGGCCGAGATCGCGGTCATGGGGTCCGACGGCGCCGTCAACATCATCCACAGGGGCGAGATCGGCGCCGCGGGCGACGGCGCCGCCCTCCGCGCCGCGAAGGTCGCCGAGTACAAGGACAAGTTCGCGAACCCGTGGATCGCCGCCGAGCGCGGCTACGTCGACGAGGTCATCGAGCCCGCGACGACCCGGCGCAAGCTCATCTCCTGCCTTCGCCTCCTCGAGAACAAGCGCGACACGAACCCCCCGCGCAAGCACGGCAACATCCCGCTCTGA
- the fsa gene encoding fructose-6-phosphate aldolase yields MKFFIDTANLDEIREAARLGILDGVTTNPSLVAKEGRKFEDVIREITTIVDGPISAEVTALDYDGMMAQAAPLAKIHKNVTIKVPLTKEGLRACKALRAQGIHVNVTLCFSPSQALLAAKCDATFISPFVGRLDDISHEGMDLIRQIRAIYDNYGYTTQILAASIRHPLHVVDSALAGADVGTMPFKVMMQLYEHPLTENGLKKFLEDWAKLKA; encoded by the coding sequence ATGAAGTTCTTCATCGACACCGCGAATCTCGACGAGATCCGCGAGGCGGCACGGCTCGGCATCCTGGACGGCGTCACGACGAATCCTTCGCTCGTCGCGAAGGAGGGGCGCAAGTTCGAGGACGTCATCCGCGAGATCACGACGATCGTCGACGGCCCGATCTCCGCGGAGGTCACGGCGCTCGACTACGACGGGATGATGGCGCAGGCGGCGCCGCTCGCGAAGATCCACAAGAACGTCACGATCAAGGTTCCGCTCACGAAGGAAGGCCTGCGCGCGTGCAAGGCCCTCCGCGCGCAGGGGATTCACGTCAACGTCACGCTCTGCTTCTCGCCGTCGCAGGCGCTCTTGGCCGCGAAGTGCGACGCGACGTTCATCTCGCCGTTCGTCGGCCGCCTCGACGACATCTCCCACGAGGGGATGGACCTGATCCGGCAGATCCGCGCGATCTACGACAACTACGGCTACACGACGCAGATCCTCGCGGCCTCGATCCGGCACCCGCTCCACGTCGTCGATTCGGCGCTCGCCGGCGCCGACGTCGGCACGATGCCGTTCAAGGTCATGATGCAGCTCTACGAGCACCCGCTCACCGAGAACGGGCTCAAGAAGTTCCTCGAAGACTGGGCCAAGCTCAAGGCCTGA
- the gyrA gene encoding DNA gyrase subunit A, producing MNEAENKLPINIEEEMRRSYLDYAMSVIIGRALPDVRDGLKPVHRRVLYAMYDTGNTADKPYKKSARTVGTVIGRFHPHGDQAVYDTIVRLAQDFSMRYTLVDGQGNFGSVDGDPPAAMRYTEIRLDKLAHEMTRDIEKETVDFGSNYDDSETEPLVLPAAFPNLLVNGSAGIAVGMATNIPPHNLGEVIDAIKLYVADNDVQLPELMKVIPGPDFPTAGFIYGVSGIRSAYETGRGRIIMRGRASIEELPHRKDRQAIIVTELPYQVNKALLIEEIASLVRDKRIEGISDIRDESDRDGIRMVLELKRDENPGVILNNLYKFTKLQSTFGVINLAIVHGRPQVLPLKEMLRHFVEFRREVVVRRTQYDLRKAEERAHILEGLKIAIDNLDEVISIIRAAKTPPEAKEALRLRFHFSELQAQAILDMRLQRLTGLERQKIVDEYEETLKLIEKLKAILASERMQLDIVVGELEALKEQFSDARRTEIVAHAEEISIEDLIQEEEVVITVSHTGYIKRTALSTYRSQRRGGKGRIGMTTRDEDAVRHLFVASTHDYILVFTSSGKMYWLKVHEIPDVSSSGRGRPVVNMIQIGPDEKVCAMLNVREFAEGKYVVMASRKGYIKKTALSAFSNVRANGIIALTLDPGDDVLGVDLSNGESEIFMATAKGKSIRYKETDVRPMGRNARGVIGIRMAEDDRLVEMEVLSGKPDVLSMTANGYGKRTAVAEYRLQGRGGSGIINIRTTGRNGLVVGATEISDEDQVLLITTHGKIIRMDASGISRIGRATQGVRLIQMEEGDQVVAAIRTAEREEEGKSAPVATAPDPDDTGGVEDDPVDDSPGDAS from the coding sequence ATGAACGAAGCCGAAAACAAGCTGCCGATCAACATCGAAGAGGAGATGCGGCGGAGCTACCTCGATTACGCGATGAGCGTGATCATCGGGCGCGCGCTCCCGGACGTCCGGGACGGGCTCAAGCCGGTCCACCGCCGTGTCCTCTACGCGATGTACGACACCGGCAACACGGCGGACAAGCCGTACAAGAAATCCGCCCGCACCGTCGGCACCGTCATCGGCCGGTTCCATCCGCACGGCGACCAGGCGGTCTACGACACCATCGTCCGGCTCGCCCAAGACTTCTCGATGCGCTACACGCTCGTCGACGGTCAGGGGAACTTCGGCTCCGTCGACGGCGATCCGCCGGCGGCGATGCGCTACACCGAGATCCGCCTCGACAAGCTCGCGCACGAGATGACGCGCGACATCGAGAAAGAAACCGTCGACTTCGGGTCGAACTACGACGACTCCGAGACCGAGCCGCTCGTTCTGCCGGCGGCCTTCCCGAATCTGCTCGTCAACGGCTCCGCCGGCATCGCCGTCGGCATGGCGACGAACATCCCGCCGCACAACCTCGGCGAGGTCATCGACGCGATCAAACTCTACGTCGCCGACAACGACGTGCAGCTTCCCGAGCTGATGAAGGTGATCCCGGGCCCCGACTTTCCCACGGCGGGGTTCATCTACGGGGTGTCCGGCATCCGTTCCGCGTACGAGACGGGGCGCGGCCGCATCATCATGCGGGGCCGCGCGTCGATCGAAGAGCTGCCGCACCGGAAGGACCGTCAAGCGATCATCGTCACCGAGCTGCCTTACCAGGTGAACAAGGCGCTCCTCATCGAAGAGATCGCGAGCCTCGTGCGCGACAAGCGGATCGAGGGAATCTCCGACATCCGCGACGAGTCGGATCGCGACGGGATCCGGATGGTCCTCGAGCTGAAGCGAGACGAGAACCCCGGCGTCATCCTGAACAACCTCTACAAGTTCACGAAGCTCCAGTCGACGTTCGGCGTCATCAACCTCGCGATCGTCCACGGCCGGCCGCAGGTCCTGCCGCTCAAGGAGATGCTCCGGCACTTCGTCGAGTTCCGCCGCGAGGTCGTCGTGCGCCGAACGCAGTACGACCTCAGGAAGGCGGAAGAGCGCGCGCACATCTTGGAAGGTCTCAAGATTGCGATCGACAACCTCGACGAGGTCATCTCGATCATCCGCGCCGCGAAGACGCCGCCGGAAGCGAAGGAGGCCCTGCGGCTCCGCTTCCACTTCTCCGAGCTCCAGGCGCAGGCGATCCTCGACATGCGCCTCCAGCGCCTCACGGGGCTCGAGCGGCAGAAGATCGTCGACGAGTACGAGGAGACGCTCAAGCTCATCGAGAAGCTGAAGGCGATCTTGGCGAGCGAGCGCATGCAGCTCGACATCGTCGTGGGCGAGCTCGAAGCGCTCAAGGAGCAGTTCTCCGACGCACGCCGCACCGAGATCGTCGCCCACGCCGAGGAGATTTCGATCGAGGACCTCATCCAGGAGGAAGAGGTCGTCATCACGGTCAGCCACACCGGCTACATCAAGCGGACGGCGCTCTCGACCTACCGGTCGCAGCGGCGGGGCGGCAAGGGCCGCATCGGCATGACGACACGCGACGAGGACGCCGTCCGGCACCTGTTCGTCGCCTCGACCCACGACTACATCCTCGTCTTCACGTCGTCCGGGAAGATGTACTGGCTCAAGGTCCACGAGATCCCCGACGTGTCGAGCTCGGGGCGCGGCCGGCCGGTCGTCAACATGATCCAGATCGGCCCCGACGAGAAGGTCTGCGCGATGCTCAACGTGCGCGAGTTCGCCGAGGGCAAGTACGTCGTCATGGCATCGCGCAAGGGCTACATCAAGAAGACGGCGCTCTCCGCGTTCTCGAACGTGCGTGCGAACGGGATCATCGCGCTCACGCTCGACCCGGGCGACGACGTCCTCGGCGTCGACCTCTCGAACGGCGAGAGCGAGATCTTCATGGCGACCGCCAAGGGCAAGTCGATCCGCTACAAGGAGACCGACGTCCGTCCGATGGGACGGAACGCGCGCGGGGTCATCGGGATCCGCATGGCCGAGGACGACCGTCTCGTCGAGATGGAGGTCCTCTCGGGCAAGCCCGACGTCCTCTCGATGACCGCGAACGGGTACGGCAAGAGGACCGCGGTCGCCGAGTATCGCCTCCAGGGACGCGGAGGCTCCGGGATCATCAACATCCGCACGACGGGGAGGAACGGCCTCGTCGTGGGCGCGACGGAGATCTCGGACGAGGATCAGGTCCTCCTCATCACGACGCACGGCAAGATCATCCGCATGGACGCCTCCGGGATCAGCCGCATCGGGCGGGCCACCCAGGGCGTCCGCCTCATCCAGATGGAAGAAGGGGACCAGGTCGTCGCCGCGATCCGCACCGCCGAGCGCGAGGAAGAGGGCAAGTCGGCGCCGGTCGCCACCGCCCCCGACCCCGACGACACCGGCGGGGTCGAGGACGATCCCGTCGACGACTCCCCGGGAGACGCGTCATGA